The Heterodontus francisci isolate sHetFra1 chromosome 13, sHetFra1.hap1, whole genome shotgun sequence genome includes a region encoding these proteins:
- the LOC137376649 gene encoding butyrophilin-like protein 8, with protein sequence MSRLYVSLALFIMLLAAARGFTDGDFKVKCAEEQMTVKIGEDLVVHCHYYSADEAGTIAFSWMKMDSNGIIYIYTMNQSSLGEQDPSYRDRAEVFDSEIPKGNVSLRLKNVTLSDSGIYRLSVASQSQSNETKVVLEVRAVGKQPVIRSYVTDQGFSMLVCESSGWYPEPTVTWENGLGMQLTKYARTETINDTGGIIHLRSTIGLDHGPISNYTCTMMDQHLNEAVSFVFVVLIPEKPWHIVAGTVGTIICSVILAVSVYCSW encoded by the exons ATGAGTCGTCTCTATGTTTCACTCGCTCTTTTCATCATGTTACTTGCTGCTGCTCGGGGTTTTACAGATG GTGATTTTAAGGTTAAATGTGCAGAGGAACAAATGACAGTGAAGATCGGCGAAGATCTTGTTGTCCATTGCCATTACTATTCTGCAGATGAAGCCGGCACCATTGCATTCAGCTGGATGAAGATGGATTCTAATGGGATAATCTACATTTACACAATGAACCAGAGCAGCCTGGGAGAGCAGGACCCGAGCTACCGAGACAGAGCCGAGGTCTTTGACAGCGAGATCCCTAAAGGGAATGTGTCCCTGAGATTGAAGAATGTGACTCTTTCTGACTCAGGAATCTACAGACTCTCTGTTGCCAGCCAATCACAAAGTAATGAGACCAAAGTTGTGTTAGAAGTAAGAG CTGTCGGTAAGCAGCCGGTCATCCGCTCTTACGTTACTGATCAGGGTTTCTCCATGCTGGTCTGTGAATCGTCCGGATGGTATCCAGAGCCAACTGTGACCTGGGAGAACGGGCTTGGAATGCAGCTGACCAAATATGCACGCACGGAGACAATCAACGATACGGGTGGGATTATCCACCTGAGGAGCACGATTGGGTTAGACCATGGGCCAATCAGCAATTACACCTGCACCATGATGGATCAACACTTGAATGAAGCGGTCTCCTTTGTCTTTGTTGTTCTGA tTCCAGAAAAACCTTGGCATATCGTAGCCGGTACGGTTGGGACCATTATCTGTTCTGTGATTTTGGCTGTTTCCGTTTACTGTAGTTGGTAA